Part of the Woronichinia naegeliana WA131 genome, TATGTGATAGTTTTACACGATGATGACTTTTTATTATCGGGTGGTTTAGCAAGACTATTAAAGGGAATTAAACGTCTAAACGATCGTTACCCTGTCCTATTATTTGGAGTTTGGGTTGTAGATAGCCAAGAACAAGTAATGAAGCGTCAAGTTTTTAAAGATGATCGCTTTTTAGCTCCGAGAGAAGCTTTAATTGCTTTATTTTCTGATTCTTCTTTTGTGCGTTTTCCGGCGATCGCCATGAAACGATCTGTATTTGAAGAAGTTGGTTTTTTCTGTCCTGAGTGGCAAGAACCCTGCGATGTGGAAATGTGGATGCGTTTATTTGCCTGTTATGGGGCTTATTGTTGTCAAGAAGAGACCGTAGCCTATCGGGTACATTCTCAAGCTTTGACAATGGCTTCCTTTAATGAGCAAACGATCAGCATTCTTTTAAATTTATTTGAGGAGTTATCCCTCTTAAATCTTTTGAGTGAAGAGCAGTTAGAACAGTGCCAACAACAGTATTTCTATCAATACATTTTAGCGGGAGCTTGGCGACAGTTACGCAGAAGAAAATGGCAAGCTTTTAAACAGGTTATGGAATTATTAGAAGTTCCAAGCATCAAAGTATTAGTTTGTCCGAGAAAATGGTGGTTTTTGAGAGCAATCTTCAGTTTATTAGCCGATATTGTTTAAACTTTTTCTAGGTTCTTTTTTCTTGGAAACTGCGATCGCCAAATCGTCTCTACCAAGCTTTAGGTTTAAATT contains:
- a CDS encoding glycosyltransferase — protein: MAPLLSICIPAYNRPFWLRRALESIAVPGYDGSQVEIIITDDSDDQTVETIAQEVLKNWSGKWLYEFHESRLGMAQNWNRAISLATGNYVIVLHDDDFLLSGGLARLLKGIKRLNDRYPVLLFGVWVVDSQEQVMKRQVFKDDRFLAPREALIALFSDSSFVRFPAIAMKRSVFEEVGFFCPEWQEPCDVEMWMRLFACYGAYCCQEETVAYRVHSQALTMASFNEQTISILLNLFEELSLLNLLSEEQLEQCQQQYFYQYILAGAWRQLRRRKWQAFKQVMELLEVPSIKVLVCPRKWWFLRAIFSLLADIV